The following nucleotide sequence is from Alteromonas sp. V450.
TAATTTCAGCCTCACCGCTCGACGATGCGTTGCCAGACACCTCAGTGACGCCTTCACCGGTCGACGTTATTGTTATAGTGAAATCGGCTTGTTCGATGGTTCCATCTGAGTACGCTAGGCGGTAACTAAACGTTTCAGTCAACGTGCCGTTGAACACCTCGGTATTGCTATCAGGCGTATAAGTGTAATTGCCATTTTCATCTATCTGCAGCGTTCCATGCTGGCCCACTAGCAACGTAGAGGTGGTAATTGCCTGGAAGTCAACGCCATTAGTAGAAACTGACAGGGTATACGTATTGTCAATAATTACATCGTTTTGCAATAAACTTCCGGTAGCCGCTTGTACGCTCGCCACTTCGAATTCCGTGAGTTTTGTGGTTGTGAAATCGAAGTTCAGCGATAGATTACCGCCTGTACTCAGGCCGGTAGAGCCATCTAATACAATACGATACAGTCCTGCTGTTAACCCATTGATTGCAACTTGTGCATCACCATCAAGGTCAAGAAGGCTTAATAGGTCAGTATCTTGAAGGGTCCCCACTGGCTCCCACACACCACCATTATCTTTTTCAAGTGTTAGCTCCAAGCGCGCCCCAACAGAGACCAAGGAATTGGTATCGAGTGTCAGCACTACATCCTGAGTAGTATCACTGGCTACTTCAAATGTCTCGGTCTGCTCAGGTATTGTTGATGGTGACAACAATCCCCAAGAGTACGATATAACAGTTCCTAAGGTTCCTAGCTCTGTCACAAAGTCATAGGTGAGTTCAGCACTGGCCGTGTCACTTGAAATACCTTGCCCAGAAATACTGAAGTTCAACGAAGCAGTAGACGAATTACGACCGTCAGAAATCGTATAGGTGAAAGTGTCTGTCTCGCCTAGTCCGTCTCTGAACCCTTTGTCTACGTATATATAGCTTCCATCTTCAAATATTGTCAGGTCGCCATAGCTACCAGAAATGGTTACGCCGCTGGTGTCGCTGCCTAGCACAGTCACTGTTTCGCTAACTTCTCCACCAACAAGGTGTGTGATATGTGTAACAACACCTCCTTCAACAATACTGTCAATGCCATCACCGTTAATCGCACCATCGATTACATTTCCCGTTGTGGTCGTAGTGCCAACAAATGCGTACTCGGTGAGCGTGGTAGTGACTTCTGTCTGTTGCAATACCGTGAGTGTGTTACTCAACAATGCTCCAGCCAGAGCGCCAAGCACTGTGTCTAGCAAAGCGTCGAGGCCTAGCACAGAAAGGCCGTTACTTATTGTGCCGACGAGATCGCCGGCGCCAATCGAGTCTGTCACAGAAAGTGCGGTTTCTAATATTCCTCTTACTGTTGTTCCTAACAAAAGGCCAGGATCATTATTGAGCGCATTTTCAACAGCAGTGAGTACCGCATCTTGGTTATCTGGACCAAGCACAACACCGCCATCGCCTAACTCAGTAAGTGATACCGAACCGTCGCTGTTTTGGTCAAATAATGACTCAAGAACGCTCTCGTCGTAGCGCACTACCACCGCATAGTCACCTGCAAGGAGCCCCGCGAATTTAACATGTAGGGTATCGTTACCTACAATGCCCAATACATTTAAACCCGCCACATCGCCCACAAGCGGGTCATCGGGCGCTTTTGCTGTCGCCACAATGTTTCCAGATGCGTCGACAATCTCCACGATATACGCATCTGCTACTGCTACAAGCGCCTTCTGACTCACTTCAACAACGACTTCACCAGAATATCCAACGCCTACGGTAAATGGCGTTGCAGCCGTTGGCGAGCCTGAAGACGGTGACCCGTCTAATAGGCCCAGCACTTCATGGTCGCTGTCACTCACCGACGCATTTACAATCGCGGTTTGTGCGCCTAGTTCTATATTATTGGTATCATCCTGCGCAACCACCGGTGGGAAACCACTTCCTGAAATAGTAATCGACAACGATGCTATATCGGATGTTTCACCATCTGAGAGGGTGTAGGTAAAGACTTCTGTCTGACCGACGGAATTGCGATCACCAAAAGCGGTGTAGGTGTAACTTCCATCTGCGGCTACTTCGAGTATGCCGTATTCACCTTGAATAGTGACGGTTCCGGAAGTAGGAATAGCCACGCTGTCACCTGATGCGTTGGTGACAACCGAAGCGCGGGCGCCATCAATAATGGTGTCGGTGCCCACTCCACCGTTGTCACCATCGATCAGGTTACCCGACGCAACTGTGTTACCCGTGTAGGTGTATTCGGTCACGGTTGTTGTTATGTCGGTGTCCTGTAAAAGCGTAACCGTATTGCTTAGTAGTATTTTCGCAATTTCGCTTAATATGTCGCCTAAAAGCGATGTTAGGCCAATTGCGTCTAATGGAGCGGTCAGCACATTGACTAACTCACCCACACCGATAACCGTGGTTTTGTCTAATAGTGACTCTAGCACGCCTCTAACTTGTGTACCTACAGCACCGACCGGTATACCTAATACCCCGCCATTAAGGGTGGTTTCTATTGTATTAAGTACAACGTCTTGATTATTTGGACCAAGTACAACCCCTGCGTCGCCTAGTTCGGTGAGTGTAATATCGCCATTACCATCACCATCTAGAAGCTCTTCAAGTTTGTTTTCGTCATTTCTAACAACAACCTTGTAATTACCTGCAGACACGCCCGACAAGGAAATCGAAATAGACTGGTCGCCAGTCACATTAAATATATCTAACCCGCCCACATCAGCAAGCTCTGAATTTGCGCTAACACCCTTGTAGATCAGTTGCCCATTATCATCATAAACTTCAACAGAATATGCGTCTGCAACCGCTACAAGAGAAATCTGATCAACGTCGATTTGTACTTCACCGACGTGGTCCGGTGAAATAGTAAATGTTGCGCTTGCGTCAGCGCCGTCCGTTGAATCTAGTAAGCCAATGACTTCCACATTGCTGGTGGTTTGTGGAGCATTCGCAGTGACGACGGGGTCCCCCATATCGATAGCATTGGCATCGTTTACGGCATCAAGCGCTTGAACTACAACGTTCTGACTGGTTGTACTTGCAGTGTTGCCTGCTGCGTCGGTGACCGTTGCAACTACCGCATAGGTACCGGCTGCAAGAGATGTTGCTGACAAATCTAATCGCCAATTTCCGCTGCCATCAATGGTCAATTCAGGCGACGAGCCCTCGGTATAAACGGTGCCATCAACGGTCACGGTGAGTGAAGTGTCATCGCCAAGGTCCACAGTACCATTGAAAATTAGGGTAGTATCACTCGTTACAAAATCACCATCTATACCTGAATCGTTAGAAATGCTGTCGAACGTGACGGTTTGGCCATTGTTATTTTCATCTATGGTCGTATCAATAACCACCGTGCCGCTGGCATTACCTACATTATTTTCATCATCTGTGGCTGTAACAGAAACACTAAAACTACCTTCCGATAATGCTGCTATTACATCGTCAGCCAGTGTCCACGTACCGTCGCTATTATTGGTGGCGGTGTAGCTTATGTTGTTAATAGTCACCACCACGGTGGCCGTGGGGTCATCTACATTACCAGTGAGTTCTGGCGTAGTGTCTCTCGTGATTAAATCATCAACACTAACAACAGGCGCTACTGCATCAACCGTATCAGATGCTGGAGGACTTGTATTGCCAGCGGCATCTGTACAAGTAGCGGTAACTTCGGTGCCATCTGCCAGTGCCGGGTTGGGCGTAAAACTCCAATTACCTGAAGCATCACAATTCACTGTTACATCAGGTGTACCGTCACCATCTAGGTCAATATTGACAACCGTATTAGGTTCCGCGGTACCAGAAATTTCTGTGCCGTTGCCTGCATCAATAGTTGGCGCCGCCGGCACAGTGGTATCGATAACGACGGTTCCGTTTGCGGTACTACTATTGTTAGCAGTATCGGTAGCGGTAACGGTGACACTGTAGCTGTCTTCCGGCAATGCCGCCACGGTGTTGTCGGCTAGTGTCCACGTGCCGTCACCATTATTTGTGGCAGGATAGTCTACACCGTTAATGGTCACCACTACGGTGGCCGTGGGGTCGTCCACATTACCAGTTAGCGCTGGCGTGGTATCGCTTGTGACCACATCGTCAACGTGCCGTTGCCGGCATCAATAGTGGGCGCGGCAGGAGCGGTGGTGTCGATGATCACGGTACCATTTGCGGTACTACTATTCCCTTCAAGATCGGTGGCCGTTACTATGCTGCTGTAGCTGTCTTCCGCCAATGCATCCACGGTATCATCGGCCAATGTCCACGTACCGTCGCCATTATTGGTGGCGGTATAGTCTTGACCATCGATAGTCACCACCACGGTGGCAGTAGGGTCGTCTACATTACCGGTTAACGCAGGCGTGGTATCGCTTGTAACCACATCGTTAATAGAAACCACAGGGGCAACAGCATCAACCGTATCAGATGCTGGGGCGCTGGTATTGCCTGCAGCATAGGGGTGCCGTCGCCATCAATATCAACGTTAACCACTGCATTGGCCTCAGCGGTACCAGTAATCTCTGAACCATTGCCTGCATCAATTGTCGGTGC
It contains:
- a CDS encoding Ig-like domain-containing protein, which gives rise to MVTSDTTPALTGNVDDPTATVVVTIDGQDYTATNNGDGTWTLADDTVDALAEDSYSSIVTATDLEGNSSTANGTVIIDTTAPAAPTIDAGNGTLTMWSQAIPRQR
- a CDS encoding BapA/Bap/LapF family large adhesin, with translation MVTSDTTPALTGNVDDPTATVVVTINGVDYPATNNGDGTWTLADNTVAALPEDSYSVTVTATDTANNSSTANGTVVIDTTVPAAPTIDAGNGTEISGTAEPNTVVNIDLDGDGTPDVTVNCDASGNWSFTPNPALADGTEVTATCTDAAGNTSPPASDTVDAVAPVVSVDDLITRDTTPELTGNVDDPTATVVVTINNISYTATNNSDGTWTLADDVIAALSEGSFSVSVTATDDENNVGNASGTVVIDTTIDENNNGQTVTFDSISNDSGIDGDFVTSDTTLIFNGTVDLGDDTSLTVTVDGTVYTEGSSPELTIDGSGNWRLDLSATSLAAGTYAVVATVTDAAGNTASTTSQNVVVQALDAVNDANAIDMGDPVVTANAPQTTSNVEVIGLLDSTDGADASATFTISPDHVGEVQIDVDQISLVAVADAYSVEVYDDNGQLIYKGVSANSELADVGGLDIFNVTGDQSISISLSGVSAGNYKVVVRNDENKLEELLDGDGNGDITLTELGDAGVVLGPNNQDVVLNTIETTLNGGVLGIPVGAVGTQVRGVLESLLDKTTVIGVGELVNVLTAPLDAIGLTSLLGDILSEIAKILLSNTVTLLQDTDITTTVTEYTYTGNTVASGNLIDGDNGGVGTDTIIDGARASVVTNASGDSVAIPTSGTVTIQGEYGILEVAADGSYTYTAFGDRNSVGQTEVFTYTLSDGETSDIASLSITISGSGFPPVVAQDDTNNIELGAQTAIVNASVSDSDHEVLGLLDGSPSSGSPTAATPFTVGVGYSGEVVVEVSQKALVAVADAYIVEIVDASGNIVATAKAPDDPLVGDVAGLNVLGIVGNDTLHVKFAGLLAGDYAVVVRYDESVLESLFDQNSDGSVSLTELGDGGVVLGPDNQDAVLTAVENALNNDPGLLLGTTVRGILETALSVTDSIGAGDLVGTISNGLSVLGLDALLDTVLGALAGALLSNTLTVLQQTEVTTTLTEYAFVGTTTTTGNVIDGAINGDGIDSIVEGGVVTHITHLVGGEVSETVTVLGSDTSGVTISGSYGDLTIFEDGSYIYVDKGFRDGLGETDTFTYTISDGRNSSTASLNFSISGQGISSDTASAELTYDFVTELGTLGTVISYSWGLLSPSTIPEQTETFEVASDTTQDVVLTLDTNSLVSVGARLELTLEKDNGGVWEPVGTLQDTDLLSLLDLDGDAQVAINGLTAGLYRIVLDGSTGLSTGGNLSLNFDFTTTKLTEFEVASVQAATGSLLQNDVIIDNTYTLSVSTNGVDFQAITTSTLLVGQHGTLQIDENGNYTYTPDSNTEVFNGTLTETFSYRLAYSDGTIEQADFTITITSTGEGVTEVSGNASSSGEAEIIDFAIADAQVALSMSGGDNDTIALPEEGDNLTIPIDTGVTMDSVELDFSPETLVLPSLNAGAVQVSSDNSLPSGTAELNSSSVEAGSNEIGAASSTESEVLKTAIDKPPLTDI